The Deinococcus aquaticus genomic interval CGCCTGGGGCCTGAGCACCACCGACCGCCTCGACCACCACCCCGCCGCGCCGCCCGACGCCGACCGCGACCCCCGCACCCGCTTCGACCCGCACGGCACGTTCCTGCGCGTGGAACGCCAGACCCTCACCGGCTTTCCGCAGGCCCACGGGGCGCTGTTCACCATCCGCCCCTACACGTACCCTCTCACGCAGGCCGTGCAGGAACCCGCCCATGCCCGCGCTCTGGCCGCCGCCATCCGCTCCATGACCCCCGCGCAGACCGCCTACAAAGGATTAACGCTGCTCCGGGACGACCTCCTGAACTGGCTGGACACCCAGGGCCTACACTCGGACCCGTGAACCGCGCCGCCCCCACCCTCGCCGCCCTGCTGCTCGGCGCGCTGCTGGCCGCCTGCGACCTCCCGCAGGACGCCCGCACGCAACCGACCACGCAGACGACCCCCACCCGCACCGCCCCGCCAACCTCCGCCCGCGACCCGCACAGCGGCCTGCGCTGGATCGCCGCGCGCGACCTGCCCCGCGAAGGACAGACCGTCCTCACCCGCATCGCCCAGGGCGGCCCCTTCCGCTACAGCAAAGACGGCAGCACCTTCGGCAACCGCGAACGCCTGCTGCCCCGCCAGAACAGCAGCTACTACCGCGAGTACACCGTCCCCACCCCCGGCGAGAACGACCGGGGCGCACGCCGCATCGTCTGCGGCGGCCAGCCCCGCACCAACACCACCGACTGCTACTACACCGCCGACCACTACGACACCTTCAGGAGAATCCAACCATGATGCAGGTCTTCAACGAAGCGCCCCAGGGCATCCAGACCGCCCCGCACGAACCCCGCATCCTGGCCGCCGGACATCAGGTCAGCGTCCGCGAAATCAATCTCGGCGCCGCCCACGACAAGAGCACCCTCATGCTCGCCTTCCTGAACGGCCTGGGCCTGCGCGACACCTTCGGCCAGAACTGGGACGCCCTCTACGACGTCCTCACCGACCCCGACCAGCGCCCCGCCCGCCTCGCCCTGCTGCTGTGCGACCACGCCCACTTCCGCCGCCGCCACCCCCACCTGAACGCCGACCTCGAACGCGTTCTGCTGGACGCGCAGACCGAAGCCGCCCGCACCGCCCGCTCCCTCTGGCTCCTCAGCGAGGAACCCGACAGCGACACCCGCCACTGGTAACACCGATCTTCCTGAAAAGAGGTAAAGCGAACGTGCGCCCGAAACCACGAGTGACCCCAGCCACCACCACCTTCGGCCCTACCTTCACCAGCCCGCCACTGCCGTGGCCCGTGCGTGTAAGCCGGAGTGTTACCGCTGTGCAACCCGGCGCGGGCCAGTTCGCACGCTTCGCCGTTCACCTGGGCTTCGATTCCGGCGGGCGTGCGGGTCAGGGTGACCGGGTGCGCGCGGGTCTGCACTACTGCGCCGTCCATGCGGTCA includes:
- a CDS encoding ribonuclease domain-containing protein, with the translated sequence MNRAAPTLAALLLGALLAACDLPQDARTQPTTQTTPTRTAPPTSARDPHSGLRWIAARDLPREGQTVLTRIAQGGPFRYSKDGSTFGNRERLLPRQNSSYYREYTVPTPGENDRGARRIVCGGQPRTNTTDCYYTADHYDTFRRIQP
- a CDS encoding barstar family protein, encoding MMQVFNEAPQGIQTAPHEPRILAAGHQVSVREINLGAAHDKSTLMLAFLNGLGLRDTFGQNWDALYDVLTDPDQRPARLALLLCDHAHFRRRHPHLNADLERVLLDAQTEAARTARSLWLLSEEPDSDTRHW